TGGGTTCTGACGCGCTGCACAAGCTTGTGTGAGCGTTAGAACGCATGAAGGGCTGCCCTCACGGGCAGCCCTTCATTTCATACGGCCTCGCAGCGACGCCGAGTTCTGCCATCACTCCGCCAATTCATACGCCAGCAGCGCCGGCGCCAGGAACCACGCGGCGAGCTTGATCGGCGTGCCGGCGGCGGCAGCCTTGGGCTGCAGCTCCGGTGTGCGGTCGGCAAGCAGCAGCGCAAGCCGCCAGGCGACCCAATACATCGCGTAATAGATCGGAATGAAGGTCGCGAGCGCCGCGGTCTTGGAAACCGAATCGAGCAGCAGTCCGATGCCCACGGCGACCGCCTGTCCGACGATCATGAACACCAGATACGCGATGATCACGCGAACCGTGTTGCTGTGATTGCCCATTGTGTCACCCATCTTGTGTCACCCATCCTTGTTTTTTTGATCCGGAACTCGAGCGAGATCCGGCTTCGGACGATTGTTCGGAGCGGCACTATGCGGATCAACCGGCTGGACGATCCGTCGCAGCCGGTTTCAGCGGCGGCAGATCGTCGCAAGGACCGAACCTGGCCAAGCCCCAACTGCTCAGAGAACGCCGTGCATGATGCGGCGGCGAAGCGATGTCAGATGCGCCCGGGCCGCGCTGGCTGCCGCTTCCGGATCGCCGCATTTCAGCGCATCGAAAATCGCTTCGTGTTCGGTCTGGGTCAGTTGAAGGTCTGCGTCTGTCCAGAGCTGGAGTTGCCAGATGCGGCTGGCGCGCTGATGCAGCATGCGCATGACGTCCGCCAGGACGCTGTTTTCAGTGGCGCTGACGATCTCGTTGTGAAACTTCGAGTCGAGCGCCATGTAGCCCGCGCGGTCGCCGTCCTTGATCGCCTGCTTCGCCTGCTTGAGAAGCGTTTGCAGCGCCCGGACATGATGGGATTGCGCACGCTGCGCGGCGAGCGCAATGCCGGCAGGCTCCACGACCATGCGCGTCTCGATCAGCGCGATCACATCGTTCAAGGAATCCGTCCGGATCATCACGCCCTTGCGGGGCACGATCTGCACCAGCCCTTCGACCTGGAGGCGATGCAGCGCTTCGTGAACCGGCGTCCGGCCCAGTCCGAGCTCGGTGCAGATGCGCGTCTCGTTGAGAAACTCGCCGGGCTTATAGGCCAGCGTCATCACGCGGTGGCGGATCTCGGCGTAGGCGCGCTCGGTCAGAGACGCGCCGGATTGCAGCCGCCCGCTCGATCCGTTCGGTGGGCTCATTCCAGCCGACCTGCGCTTCTGTTTCGCCCGCGGCATCGTCACCCCGTGCGCTCGACAACGATCTTGCCCAGTTGCTCACGTTGAAGGCTGCGCGCAACCGCGGCCGGCAGATCGTCAAAGGCAAACACGCTGTCGATCAGCGGAGCCAGCGTTCCGTCAGCCAGGCTTGTTGCGTGATCCGCAAGGAAGCCTTGCACCACGCTGGCGTGCTCCTCGAGGGAGCGCGAGCGGAATGTCGCGCCCAGCAGGCGGATGCGCCGCACGGCGTGCACGTTGAGATCGATCTCCGCGTTGATCCCGCCCAGCCGGCCGATGTTGACGATCGTGCCGCCTAGCGCCGTGCAGCGCATGGTCTCGTTCAGGAGCGAGCCGCCGATGTTGTCCAGCACGAGGTCGGCGCCCTTGCCGCCAGTCTGCTGCAAGACGCTGTCGGCAAAACCTGCGTAAGGATCGGCCAATCCGAGATGCAGCCCCAGCGCGCGCAGCCGCTCGAGCTTTTGCGGCGAGGTCGACGACCCCATGATGATCGCGGCGCCGTAGCGGACGGCAAGCTGCAGCGCGGCGATGCCGACGCCCGACGTCACCGCATGAACGAGCAGGCTTCCCGACGGCGGCAGGCGGCCGAGCATCATCATCGCGTTGAAGGCCGTCAGATAAGACACCGGCAGCGCGGCCGCCGTCGACCAGCGCATGTCGGCGGGGATCGGTATCGCAAGCGCCGCATTCATGCGGACAAACTCGGCGCAGCCGCCCTGCACCATCGCGGCGACGCGGTCGCCGCTGCGCATGCCCTCGACACCGTGCCCGATCTCCACCACCTCGCCGGCCGCCTCGATACCGGGAATGGCCGCCGGCGCCGGCGGCGAATGCCGGAAATGCGATCCCGTCGGATACTGATCGACCCGGTTGATGCCGGCCGCCTGGACCCGCACCAGCACCTCGCCCGGCGCAGGGACCGGCATGGGGAAATCGGTCAGTTCAAACCGGACATCGGCGCCCGCACCGGATCCGACCCAGGCTTTCATGCTCGCTCCACAATTGCTCCACAACGCAGTTGACTCGATCCTATAGTATGT
The Rhodoplanes sp. Z2-YC6860 genome window above contains:
- a CDS encoding GntR family transcriptional regulator, with the translated sequence MSPPNGSSGRLQSGASLTERAYAEIRHRVMTLAYKPGEFLNETRICTELGLGRTPVHEALHRLQVEGLVQIVPRKGVMIRTDSLNDVIALIETRMVVEPAGIALAAQRAQSHHVRALQTLLKQAKQAIKDGDRAGYMALDSKFHNEIVSATENSVLADVMRMLHQRASRIWQLQLWTDADLQLTQTEHEAIFDALKCGDPEAAASAARAHLTSLRRRIMHGVL
- a CDS encoding zinc-binding dehydrogenase, which encodes MKAWVGSGAGADVRFELTDFPMPVPAPGEVLVRVQAAGINRVDQYPTGSHFRHSPPAPAAIPGIEAAGEVVEIGHGVEGMRSGDRVAAMVQGGCAEFVRMNAALAIPIPADMRWSTAAALPVSYLTAFNAMMMLGRLPPSGSLLVHAVTSGVGIAALQLAVRYGAAIIMGSSTSPQKLERLRALGLHLGLADPYAGFADSVLQQTGGKGADLVLDNIGGSLLNETMRCTALGGTIVNIGRLGGINAEIDLNVHAVRRIRLLGATFRSRSLEEHASVVQGFLADHATSLADGTLAPLIDSVFAFDDLPAAVARSLQREQLGKIVVERTG